Proteins from one Nomia melanderi isolate GNS246 chromosome 3, iyNomMela1, whole genome shotgun sequence genomic window:
- the LOC116430516 gene encoding protein takeout gives MIGSTVFLLLLLVSNGLATLSVDSNPEYVKQCSRSDPKLKSCLIDSLHHLRPYLSVGIPEIELPPVEPFRMDELTLSLTGGTNGYKVQLRELFVRGASNYTVEDIKLGSPFEAIVRMPALILDAHYSSSGVLIILPASGNGTFHARFDDVKALVKGTVSTKVRDAKTYLNVDNLDVVLDVKNVHMRVRKIFNNNRILTEATNLFLRENGQEVLKAMEPQLKRKLSVLFAGIVNQLLRHVPVEVFLLP, from the exons ATGATAGGATCAACGGTGTTCCTCCTACTTCTGTTGGTTTCCAACGGCTTAGCTACTCTCTCCGTCGACTCTAACC CTGAATACGTGAAACAATGCTCGAGGAGCGATCCGAAGCTGAAATCCTGCCTGATCGACTCCCTCCATCACTTGAGACCGTACCTGAGCGTCGGCATACCGGAAATCGAGCTGCCTCCCGTTGAACCCTTTCGC ATGGACGAGCTGACTCTGTCCCTGACAGGTGGTACGAACGGTTACAAGGTACAGCTACGTGAACTGTTCGTAAGGGGAGCGAGCAACTACACCGTTGAGGACATTAAACTCGGCTCACCCTTCGAGGCTATTGTACGAATGCCAGCCCTTATCTTGGACGCGCATTATTCCAG TTCGGGTGTGCTGATCATTCTGCCCGCCAGTGGCAACGGAACATTCCACGCGCGATTTGACGATGTTAAAGCTCTAGTCAAAGGTACCGTTTCTACGAAAGTACGGGATGCAAAGACGTACCTTAACGTGGACAACTTAGACGTCGTCCTGGATGTCAAGAACGTGCACATGAGAGTTCGCaagattttcaataataatcgaaTACTTA cgGAAGCAACAAATTTATTCCTTCGCGAGAACGGACAGGAAGTGTTGAAAGCAATGGAACCGCAACTGAAGAGGAAGCTGTCCGTACTCTTCGCCGGCATCGTCAATCAATTATTGCGTCACGTGCCGGTCGAAGTATTCCTTCTACCTTGA